A single region of the Nisaea sediminum genome encodes:
- a CDS encoding lipase family protein, with product MAHETLKSDLLRFTDMKPPVRRAAYSDRTAWLMAVLSELAYLRFDEEDEDTIMSLAVELAKLTDQNSIAEKLRGLALSFHPQRETKNEILRSVLQVGGFELVGIIYSRETDTQGFVAARRPENDVGMAVIAFRGTQQTKDWMTNLSASATGVMHLKNGREVKVGNVHKGFDAAFKSVQEQIRSYVEQVADLPLYITGHSLGGALATLATWYTSGDKLAACYSFGAPRCGDDGLVSEFRTPIYRIVNGADPVPFVPPSSISIDIAKALFRGIGVFFAPANWLANLLVRSQHFRHYGYQRYLSICDPAADGTYPDLKNEFGISSLERIYRYTRRLLRGEASTQKRIDRYHDIAEYRAKLREFALRRQA from the coding sequence ATGGCTCACGAAACGCTCAAGAGCGATCTTCTCAGATTTACCGATATGAAACCGCCCGTTCGGCGTGCCGCCTATAGCGACCGTACCGCCTGGCTGATGGCCGTGCTTTCTGAACTTGCCTATCTACGTTTCGATGAGGAGGACGAGGACACGATCATGAGCCTCGCCGTCGAACTGGCTAAGCTGACCGATCAGAACAGCATCGCGGAAAAATTGCGCGGTCTTGCCTTGTCCTTCCACCCGCAGCGGGAAACCAAAAACGAGATCCTTCGATCGGTGTTGCAGGTCGGCGGTTTCGAACTTGTCGGGATCATCTACAGCCGGGAGACCGACACCCAGGGTTTCGTCGCAGCGCGCCGGCCCGAGAACGATGTCGGAATGGCCGTTATCGCCTTCCGAGGCACCCAGCAGACCAAGGACTGGATGACCAATCTCAGCGCGTCCGCCACCGGCGTGATGCACTTGAAAAACGGCCGCGAGGTGAAGGTTGGCAATGTCCACAAAGGCTTTGATGCGGCCTTCAAGTCAGTCCAAGAGCAGATCAGGAGCTATGTCGAACAGGTCGCCGACCTGCCGCTCTATATCACCGGTCATTCCCTCGGCGGCGCGCTCGCGACCCTCGCCACCTGGTATACGAGCGGCGACAAGCTAGCGGCCTGCTACAGTTTCGGTGCGCCGCGCTGCGGGGATGACGGCCTGGTCAGCGAATTCCGCACACCGATCTACCGCATTGTGAACGGCGCCGACCCGGTTCCTTTCGTCCCGCCGTCCAGCATCAGCATCGATATCGCCAAGGCTTTGTTCAGGGGGATCGGCGTGTTCTTTGCTCCGGCGAACTGGCTGGCCAATCTCTTGGTACGCAGCCAGCATTTCCGCCATTACGGCTACCAGCGCTATCTCAGCATCTGCGATCCTGCGGCGGACGGCACCTATCCGGACCTCAAGAACGAGTTCGGCATCAGCTCTCTGGAACGGATCTATCGTTACACGCGGCGTCTGCTAAGGGGCGAGGCTTCGACCCAGAAACGGATCGACCGCTATCACGACATCGCGGAGTACCGCGCGAAGCTCAGGGAGTTCGCTCTCCGCCGCCAGGCCTGA
- a CDS encoding M20 aminoacylase family protein produces MPVNNRIAEFHEEMTEWRRELHRHPETAYEEHWTSAFIAKKLESFGIEVHRGLAGTGVVGTLKGNGDGGAIGLRADIDALDITEQTGLDYASENPGKMHACGHDGHTTMLLGAAKYLAETRNFSGTVQFIFQPAEENEGGGKRMVEEGLFDNFPVDSVWGMHNWPGMPVGTVAVKAGPMMAAYDMFELDIKGVGGHGAMPHLGIDPILVSAQVVTALQSIASRNVDPMDAIVVSVTKIHGGDAYNVIPGMVQLAGTTRSFRPEVRDMIEPRMQQIIDGVCAGFGATAELRYEKRYPPTVNSDAESEMAAVVAERLVGGEKVVRDPTPSMGGEDFAFMLEKKPGCYIWMGNGGGGEGKMLHNAGYDFNDEALPWGASYWSQLVEDRLPRTG; encoded by the coding sequence ATGCCCGTCAACAACCGCATTGCTGAATTTCATGAGGAAATGACCGAATGGCGGCGCGAGCTGCACCGCCATCCGGAAACCGCCTACGAGGAGCACTGGACCAGCGCCTTCATCGCCAAGAAGCTTGAGAGCTTCGGTATCGAGGTGCATCGGGGGCTCGCCGGAACCGGCGTGGTCGGCACGCTGAAGGGCAACGGGGATGGCGGCGCCATCGGGCTGCGGGCCGATATCGACGCGCTCGATATTACCGAGCAGACTGGCCTCGACTACGCGTCCGAAAATCCGGGAAAGATGCATGCTTGCGGCCATGACGGCCACACCACGATGCTGCTCGGCGCGGCAAAGTACCTCGCCGAGACCCGGAACTTCTCCGGCACCGTGCAGTTCATCTTCCAGCCGGCCGAGGAGAACGAGGGCGGCGGCAAGCGGATGGTCGAGGAGGGCCTCTTCGACAATTTCCCGGTCGACAGCGTCTGGGGCATGCATAACTGGCCGGGCATGCCGGTCGGCACCGTCGCGGTAAAGGCCGGGCCGATGATGGCCGCCTACGACATGTTCGAACTCGACATCAAAGGGGTCGGCGGCCATGGCGCGATGCCGCATCTCGGGATCGATCCGATCCTGGTCTCGGCCCAGGTCGTGACGGCGCTGCAGAGCATCGCCAGCCGCAATGTCGATCCGATGGACGCGATCGTGGTCTCGGTCACCAAGATCCATGGCGGCGACGCCTACAACGTCATTCCGGGCATGGTGCAACTCGCCGGTACGACGCGTTCCTTCCGCCCGGAAGTGCGCGACATGATCGAGCCGCGGATGCAGCAGATCATCGACGGCGTCTGCGCCGGCTTCGGCGCGACGGCCGAACTGCGCTACGAGAAGCGCTATCCGCCGACCGTCAATTCCGATGCCGAGAGCGAGATGGCGGCCGTGGTCGCCGAACGGCTGGTCGGCGGCGAGAAGGTCGTCCGCGACCCGACCCCGAGCATGGGCGGCGAGGATTTCGCCTTCATGCTGGAGAAGAAGCCGGGCTGCTACATCTGGATGGGCAACGGCGGCGGCGGCGAGGGCAAGATGCTGCACAATGCCGGTTACGACTTCAACGACGAGGCCCTGCCGTGGGGTGCCAGCTACTGGAGTCAACTCGTCGAGGACAGGCTGCCGCGGACGGGGTGA
- a CDS encoding ABC transporter ATP-binding protein, protein MRSLHVGPVDLDVPSGTSIVLRGRSGSGKSLLLRAIADLDPAEGAVSLDGRDREAMSAPDWRRQVAYLPAEPGWWADRVAAHFADWDACRDLAERLGIDPVAGDWSISRLSTGERQRLGLMRLLENKPLCLLLDEPTSALDETATAAVEALVAEHCAAGGCCLFVTHDKAQFARVGTRGYRLEDGRLVEERVA, encoded by the coding sequence TTGAGGAGCCTGCATGTTGGGCCGGTCGATCTGGATGTGCCGTCCGGGACGTCCATTGTCTTGCGCGGCCGGTCGGGCTCCGGAAAGTCCCTGCTGCTGCGCGCCATTGCCGACCTCGATCCCGCCGAAGGAGCGGTCTCCCTCGACGGGCGCGACCGCGAGGCCATGTCAGCACCGGATTGGCGCCGGCAGGTCGCCTATCTGCCGGCCGAGCCCGGCTGGTGGGCGGACCGGGTCGCCGCGCATTTCGCCGACTGGGACGCCTGCCGGGATCTCGCGGAGCGTCTCGGTATAGATCCCGTTGCCGGCGATTGGTCCATCTCGCGGCTCTCGACCGGCGAGAGGCAGCGGCTCGGTCTGATGCGCCTGCTCGAGAACAAACCTCTCTGCCTCCTGCTGGACGAACCGACGTCAGCGCTCGACGAGACTGCGACAGCCGCGGTCGAGGCGTTGGTCGCGGAACATTGCGCCGCCGGTGGTTGCTGTCTCTTCGTCACCCATGACAAGGCGCAGTTCGCACGCGTCGGAACTCGGGGCTACAGGCTTGAGGATGGCCGCCTCGTCGAGGAGCGGGTGGCATGA